In Marinifilum sp. JC120, the sequence TTTTTTGTGTTGGACGAGAGTGGGCAGTTAAGTTAGAGTCGACGTTAATTATTTTGTAACTCAGTGTGAGTAGTCATTTCTTTTTTGTAATTTAAAAGGGGGCATTAACATGAGTTGGGTATCGAGAAGTTTATTGAGGGTAATCCTGGTACCAATTATCATACCAATTTTGGCTGGAATAGGGGGGCTTGTCTTTTATGTCCAGAATTCATCCTATGAAATGGTACTTGATAATTCAATGGAGTCTGCCGTCAGTCAGGCTTCCATTATAGCTGCTTCCCTTGATCTTTTTGTTACCGATACAGTGGCGGTGGTGAAAAGTATTTCCGGTCAGGAGGCTGTACGGAATATTTTTAAAGATGACAATTCTTCCGCCGAAAAATTATTCAAAGAAGCCATGAGCGATAATGCAGTCATTTGGGCTGTGCTGATTTTTGACCGAAATGGAAAGGTTTTGGCTGGGCGGAATAGTCAGGGTGGGGTTCTGGATGGTCTGGATATCAGTTCCCGTGATTACGTGAAAGCTATTCTAAAAGGCAAAGATACTTATATTACCGAGTCTGTGTTCAGGTCCAAAACTGATGACAGCCTGCTTTTTGGAGCCAGTGCCCCGGTGAAGGATGCGCGGGGTCAGTTGCTTGGCGGTATCGCGGTTTTTGGTGATTGGATGAAATTTTCCAACCGTTTTGTGAAGCCTGTTGTGGTCGGTACGGAAGGGTATGGAGTCGTAACAGATAAATCCGGTAAGGTTCTTTATCATCCTTCTGACAAATTGATTTTAAAAGACCTAAGTAAGTATGGTTTCATGCAACGAGCTCTTGCCGCTGGTAGTGGAGAAGAGTTTTATGACTGGCAGGGCCGCAGCAAGGCTATGATTTTCAAGACCGATCCTAAAACCGGTTGGCTGATAATGCTTACCGCTTATGAGAGTGATTTGGCATCGGCTGCGGTTATGCAGCGCAATGTGCTGACAATTGTAGGTGCTCTTATTGTTTTGGTGGTTTGCGGTATTGTATATTTTTCCGTGCGTAGGTTGGTCATTGTCCCTGTCAGCGAAGGAATGCAGGTGGCCGGAAAAATGGCTTCCGGCGATCTTACTAAGTCTGTTACCAGTGACTCTCCCAATGAAATCGGGAGCCTCATGCGCTCACTGGGAAGTATGATCTCATCTTTGCGCGGGGTTGTTGTCGGCGTTAAGTCTGCTGCTGAGCAGGTGGCTGCCGGTAGTGAAGAGGTTTCCGCATCTGCCCAGCACCTTTCCGCGGGGGCAACTGAGCAGGCCGCTTCAGTGGAAGAAGTCTCCGCTTCCATCACTCAGATGACCGGAAATATATCCAAGAATACTGAGCTTGCTGAAGAAACTCGTGAGATAGCGGTAAAGACTGCCCGTGAAGCTGAGAATGGTGGAGATGCCGTTTCTCAGACTGTGGACGCCATGCAAGATATTGCTGAGAAAACCTCCATTATTGAAGAAATTGCACGTCAGACCAACCTGTTGGCCTTGAATGCCGCAATTGAGGCTGCAAGGGCCGGGGAGCACGGCAAGGGATTTGCTGTGGTTGCTTCCGAAGTACGCAAGCTAGCTGAAAGGAGCGGGGTTGCCGCCGGAGAAATCAGGGAATTGACGGGGTCAAGCCTTCAGGTTGCTGAAAGGGCTAAACAGGTTCTTGGTGCGATGATTAAAGATATTAATCGTAACGAGGAGCTTGTTGCCGAAGTAGCTGCGGCCAGCCGTGAACAATTCGAAGGCGGCCAGCAGATTTCAAAGGCTGTCACTCAGCTTGACGAGGTTATCCAGCGTAATGCGGCTTTTGCAGAAGAGCTATCTTCCACTTCGGAGGAATTATCTGCTCAGGCTGTTAAGTTGCAGGAAACAATGCAGTTTTTTACTGTTCCTAATGATGGGCCGCAATTTTCAGCTGTCATACACAGGAAAAAAAATGCTGTCCCGGCATTGGAACCGGGGGATGATTTTGAGCGTCTGTGAGGCTGACAAAACAAGAAAAAGACTTATCTTATAATAAAGGCATCATTTTTGATGAGTTAACCGGGAGGAGAAATCAGGGCATGTCTTGACATGCCCGTGTGGCTGCAATCCTGTTTTCCGATTTGACGGAAAAGCTGTTGTCATGACCGATATAGGTCGGCAAAAGCAATTATCAGGTTGTCCAATCTGTCTGTAGTACTTGGAGCGCAGGAGTTGCTGTTGGTAAGCCGGTAGATAATCCGGGGTTAACAGTGAACTGTAGCAGAAGTTCTTTCGTGAGGTGGAAAGTAGCTGGAAATCTCCTCCTGTTCATATAAATCTCCGGTTGTGGTTAGAGTGAAGTGCGGTACATAGTGCCGCACTTCTTCTTTTTTGATCTTGCTTAGCTAGCTGAAAAGGTACATATTTATGCAAATTAAAGTTGGAGTTCATCAATGCTTGTCAGGTACTTCAAAATTTACACCACTATAACATTGCTTTTACTTGGGCTGGGTGTTGGATGTGCCAATGCCGATAATGTTGTCTATCTCAGTTCCCTTGAGTGGCCTCCTTATGTGGGGCAGCAGCTTCCTGAAAAAGGAACCAGTGCCCAAATTATAGGCAGGGCCTTTGCGGCCATGGGCTATGAATTGAAGATTCTTTTTATGCCTTGGAAAAGATCAATGCGTATGATGGAAACTGACTCTCAGGTTATTGGTTACTTTCCGGAATATTATTCCAGCGAAAGGGATGAAAAGTATATTTTTTCAAAGAGTTACGGATGTAGCCCGGTAAGTCTTCTGGAACGCAGGAAGAGTCCTGTCAACTGGAGCACCGTTGATGACCTTGCCGGACTCCGTTTGGGCTTTGTGGCCGGATATGTGAACACTTCGGAGTTGGATGCAGCTGTTGCCAACGGCACCATCAAGGCTGACTTTGCTCCCTCTGACAAAAGCAATATTATGAAAGTGATCAAGGGCAGGATTGATGGTGCAGTGGTGGACCCGATGGTTTACAGTTATCTTGCCGTTACTGATCCTGAAGTTGAAAAGCATAGTGAGACCGTTCAAATTAAGGCTAGGGCTTTTGGCGTGAATGAGCTGTTTGTCGCATTCCGCAAAGATGAACAGGGCCGTTTTTTTGCCCGGATATTGAATGAGGGATTAATAAAAATAGGTATTATAGGTTCTTGTAAACAACACGATGAGAGAGGCTCGGATGTCCGCTGATGAAATTCCTACCTATTGTTTTGAAAAACCATCGCTTTATCTCTTAGCTTTACTGCTCGGGCCGCAGAATGAAACTTCGAGCATGGTTGTTCCGTCCGATTTTGGTCCGCTTACCTTTAAAAGTATGGATCTTTTGCAGCAGCGGGGGCAGATCCCCAAGCTGGAGCTTTCTTATGAGCTTGAAAGGGGGACTTTCCGGGCTGTTTATTTCGGACATGTGTCACCGTTTAAGCTTGGAGCGGTAGAACTGCTCCGGGAAGGGGAGGCAGAAATAAATCTCGTTTTTTCTGAGGCCGGAAAAGTCCACATTCCCATGCATGCAGCTTCTCAGGTTGCGGACCTTCCTCCGGGGTTTGATTGGAAAATATTGGCCGGAAGCCTT encodes:
- a CDS encoding methyl-accepting chemotaxis protein codes for the protein MSWVSRSLLRVILVPIIIPILAGIGGLVFYVQNSSYEMVLDNSMESAVSQASIIAASLDLFVTDTVAVVKSISGQEAVRNIFKDDNSSAEKLFKEAMSDNAVIWAVLIFDRNGKVLAGRNSQGGVLDGLDISSRDYVKAILKGKDTYITESVFRSKTDDSLLFGASAPVKDARGQLLGGIAVFGDWMKFSNRFVKPVVVGTEGYGVVTDKSGKVLYHPSDKLILKDLSKYGFMQRALAAGSGEEFYDWQGRSKAMIFKTDPKTGWLIMLTAYESDLASAAVMQRNVLTIVGALIVLVVCGIVYFSVRRLVIVPVSEGMQVAGKMASGDLTKSVTSDSPNEIGSLMRSLGSMISSLRGVVVGVKSAAEQVAAGSEEVSASAQHLSAGATEQAASVEEVSASITQMTGNISKNTELAEETREIAVKTAREAENGGDAVSQTVDAMQDIAEKTSIIEEIARQTNLLALNAAIEAARAGEHGKGFAVVASEVRKLAERSGVAAGEIRELTGSSLQVAERAKQVLGAMIKDINRNEELVAEVAAASREQFEGGQQISKAVTQLDEVIQRNAAFAEELSSTSEELSAQAVKLQETMQFFTVPNDGPQFSAVIHRKKNAVPALEPGDDFERL
- a CDS encoding ABC transporter, which produces MLVRYFKIYTTITLLLLGLGVGCANADNVVYLSSLEWPPYVGQQLPEKGTSAQIIGRAFAAMGYELKILFMPWKRSMRMMETDSQVIGYFPEYYSSERDEKYIFSKSYGCSPVSLLERRKSPVNWSTVDDLAGLRLGFVAGYVNTSELDAAVANGTIKADFAPSDKSNIMKVIKGRIDGAVVDPMVYSYLAVTDPEVEKHSETVQIKARAFGVNELFVAFRKDEQGRFFARILNEGLIKIGIIGSCKQHDERGSDVR